The Clostridioides sp. ES-S-0010-02 genome window below encodes:
- a CDS encoding V-type ATP synthase subunit K yields MEFLNALGNGQFLAISGAAIAALFAGMGSAKGTSIAGQAAAGVVTEDPSKFGQLLVLQLLPGTQGLYGFIIAFLILSKAGIIGGDAIPTSAQGLQLLMAGLPIGLVGLVSGIAQGKAAAAGVGIVAKRPEELGKAITFAAIVETYALLGLLVSFLAYNGIAVG; encoded by the coding sequence ATGGAATTTTTAAACGCGTTAGGAAATGGTCAATTTTTGGCAATATCAGGAGCTGCTATAGCAGCGTTATTTGCAGGTATGGGTTCTGCTAAAGGTACTTCAATAGCAGGTCAAGCCGCAGCAGGTGTTGTAACAGAAGACCCTAGTAAATTCGGTCAACTTCTAGTTTTGCAACTTCTTCCTGGTACACAAGGTCTATATGGATTTATCATAGCTTTCCTTATTTTATCAAAAGCAGGAATTATTGGTGGAGATGCGATACCAACATCAGCTCAAGGTTTACAACTTCTTATGGCAGGACTTCCAATTGGTCTAGTTGGCTTAGTATCAGGTATTGCACAAGGTAAGGCAGCAGCAGCAGGGGTTGGAATAGTTGCTAAAAGACCTGAAGAACTTGGTAAAGCTATAACATTTGCAGCGATAGTTGAAACATATGCTCTTTTAGGACTACTTGTTTCTTTCTTAGCTTACAATGGAATTGCAGTTGGTTAA
- a CDS encoding V-type ATP synthase subunit E — MGNEQKMIDRIIADAKQEAQEILDKAKSEADLKISSANEKAEKEMASYTKLAEAEAEKAASKEISGAYMEAKKQILSKKQQILEAVILEAKNKLLNLKDSEYEQIILNMIEKANCTDGSEIVLSKKDRKTLKDVLSKKGIKVSDETRDITGGFIVKKGDIEYNYSFEAIIAVEHEDIEQIAAEILFN, encoded by the coding sequence ATGGGTAATGAACAAAAAATGATTGACAGAATTATAGCTGATGCCAAACAAGAGGCACAAGAAATATTGGATAAAGCTAAAAGTGAAGCAGATTTAAAGATAAGTTCAGCTAATGAAAAAGCTGAAAAGGAAATGGCTTCCTATACAAAGCTTGCAGAGGCAGAAGCAGAGAAAGCAGCTTCTAAGGAAATATCAGGAGCTTATATGGAGGCTAAGAAACAAATATTATCAAAGAAACAACAGATTTTAGAAGCAGTAATTTTAGAAGCTAAAAATAAACTTCTAAATCTTAAAGATAGTGAATATGAACAAATTATATTAAATATGATTGAAAAAGCGAATTGTACAGATGGATCTGAGATAGTATTATCTAAAAAAGATAGAAAAACATTAAAAGATGTATTATCTAAAAAAGGCATTAAAGTATCTGATGAAACTAGAGATATTACTGGAGGTTTCATAGTTAAAAAAGGTGACATTGAGTATAATTATTCGTTTGAAGCTATAATTGCAGTAGAGCATGAAGATATTGAGCAAATTGCAGCAGAAATTTTGTTTAATTAA
- a CDS encoding V-type ATP synthase subunit C yields the protein MAEEKTYPYAVARIRVLEKQLLNRQMFIQMAEAKSPEDSLRIIAEAGYTDSSNNNVHNFENVLTQELSKTYEILKGLAPEEKFVDVFLYKNDYHNLKVLIKEEISGVDGEKYLIDGGTISLAKLKESLANRSFSDLPKIMAGAIIDAFDIYSKTQNGQMVDIVLDKATFSSMKETATESQNKFVIDYVMKVCDLTNLKSFIRVKNMKKDFDMFMNVFISGGSLDKEKFLEAFSSDTPASCFKSTSYSDVCKNGMDSGFTVFEKLCDDYLMEYVRDAKFKPLTLEPLIAYLYAKESEIKTIRIILTSKLNNIDADTIKERLRDAYV from the coding sequence ATGGCAGAAGAAAAAACTTATCCCTATGCCGTGGCACGAATAAGAGTGCTTGAAAAACAGCTTCTTAACAGACAAATGTTTATTCAAATGGCAGAAGCTAAAAGCCCTGAAGACTCTTTAAGAATTATAGCAGAAGCGGGTTATACGGATTCGTCAAATAATAATGTTCACAATTTTGAGAATGTTTTGACTCAAGAATTATCTAAAACATATGAAATTCTTAAAGGTCTAGCCCCTGAAGAAAAATTTGTTGATGTATTCCTTTATAAAAATGATTATCATAACTTAAAAGTTTTGATTAAAGAAGAAATTTCTGGTGTAGATGGTGAAAAGTACTTAATTGATGGAGGTACAATTTCACTTGCGAAGCTTAAAGAATCTTTAGCAAATCGTAGTTTTAGTGATTTACCTAAGATAATGGCAGGAGCAATAATAGATGCATTTGATATTTATAGTAAAACACAAAATGGTCAGATGGTTGATATTGTTTTAGATAAAGCAACTTTTTCAAGTATGAAAGAGACAGCTACAGAAAGTCAAAATAAATTTGTAATAGATTATGTTATGAAAGTTTGTGATTTAACAAATCTAAAGAGTTTTATAAGAGTTAAAAACATGAAGAAAGATTTTGATATGTTTATGAATGTGTTTATTTCAGGTGGCTCACTTGATAAAGAAAAATTCTTAGAAGCTTTTTCTTCAGACACTCCAGCATCATGTTTTAAATCTACTTCTTACTCTGATGTCTGTAAAAATGGCATGGATAGTGGATTTACTGTCTTTGAAAAACTTTGTGATGATTATCTTATGGAATATGTTAGAGATGCAAAATTTAAACCTCTTACACTAGAACCGCTAATTGCATATTTATATGCTAAAGAATCAGAGATAAAAACAATAAGAATTATTTTGACTAGTAAGCTTAATAATATAGACGCAGATACTATAAAAGAAAGGCTAAGGGATGCTTATGTATAA
- a CDS encoding V-type ATP synthase subunit F, producing the protein MLMYKVGVVGDKDSIMGFLALGIDIFPAYDSDEIKKSIHKLVEDEYAIIYITEQASLLAKESIAKYKDYQLPAIIVIPGIGGSMGLGMNEVRESSKRAIGADILFKE; encoded by the coding sequence ATGCTTATGTATAAGGTAGGAGTAGTTGGAGATAAAGATAGCATCATGGGATTTTTAGCTCTTGGAATAGATATCTTCCCAGCCTATGATAGTGACGAAATTAAAAAAAGTATACATAAGTTGGTTGAAGATGAATATGCGATAATTTATATTACAGAACAGGCGTCATTGCTTGCAAAAGAATCAATAGCAAAATACAAAGACTATCAACTTCCTGCTATTATAGTTATTCCAGGTATTGGAGGAAGTATGGGATTAGGTATGAATGAAGTAAGAGAATCTAGTAAACGTGCTATAGGTGCAGATATATTATTTAAAGAATAG
- a CDS encoding V-type ATP synthase subunit A, translating to MKTGTIVKVSGPLVVAEGMRDANMFDVVRVSDKHLIGEIIEMHGDKASIQVYEETSGLGPGEEVVSLGMPMSVELGPGLISTIYDGIQRPLEKMYEISGTNITKGVEVSSLDRTIKWEFKPKKSAGDKVVAGDIIGVVQETAVVECKIMVPYGVKGTIKEIYSGEFTVEDTVCVITDEKGNDIAVTMMQKWPVRKERPYREKKTPDSLLVTGQRVIDTFFPITKGGVAAIPGPFGSGKTVTQHQLAKWADADIVVYIGCGERGNEMTDVLLEFPELKDPRTGESLMQRTVLIANTSDMPVAAREASIYTGITIAEYFRDMGYSVALMADSTSRWAEALREMSGRLEEMPGEEGYPAYLGSRLAQFYERAGKVNCLGMDDREGTLTAIGAVSPPGGDTSEPVSQATLRIVKVFWGLDASLAYKRHFPAINWLTSYSLYQEKVDVWADKNVNDNFSAQRAQAMKLLQVESELQEIVQLVGVDSLSDGDRLILEVTRSIREDFLHQNSFHEVDTYTSLHKQYRMMGLILKFYKSAQDAIKQNVTINDIIKLSVLEKIGRAKYVEEDKLDAAYDAIEDEIDNELADLIKKRGAEEL from the coding sequence ATGAAAACAGGCACAATTGTAAAGGTGTCAGGACCGCTTGTCGTAGCGGAGGGCATGAGAGATGCGAATATGTTTGATGTCGTAAGAGTTTCTGATAAACATCTTATAGGCGAGATTATTGAAATGCATGGAGATAAGGCTTCTATACAGGTTTATGAGGAAACTTCTGGTCTAGGACCAGGAGAAGAAGTGGTTTCTCTTGGAATGCCTATGAGTGTTGAACTTGGGCCAGGTCTTATTTCAACTATTTATGATGGTATTCAACGTCCACTTGAAAAAATGTATGAAATTTCAGGTACTAATATAACTAAAGGTGTTGAAGTATCTTCACTTGATAGAACAATTAAATGGGAATTCAAACCTAAAAAATCTGCTGGTGATAAAGTCGTAGCAGGAGATATAATTGGGGTAGTTCAAGAAACTGCTGTAGTGGAATGTAAGATTATGGTTCCTTATGGCGTAAAAGGTACTATAAAAGAAATATATTCTGGAGAATTTACTGTTGAGGATACAGTTTGTGTTATCACAGACGAAAAAGGTAATGATATAGCTGTAACTATGATGCAAAAATGGCCAGTTAGAAAAGAAAGACCATATAGGGAAAAGAAAACACCAGATTCACTTCTTGTTACAGGTCAAAGAGTTATAGATACATTTTTCCCAATTACAAAAGGTGGGGTAGCAGCTATTCCAGGACCTTTTGGAAGTGGAAAAACTGTTACACAGCATCAGCTTGCTAAATGGGCAGATGCAGATATAGTTGTATATATAGGATGTGGAGAACGTGGAAATGAAATGACAGATGTTCTTCTTGAATTCCCTGAACTAAAAGACCCGAGAACAGGTGAGTCACTTATGCAAAGAACAGTACTTATAGCTAATACATCAGATATGCCAGTTGCTGCGCGTGAGGCCTCTATATACACTGGTATTACAATAGCTGAATATTTTAGAGATATGGGATACAGTGTTGCACTTATGGCAGATTCTACATCAAGATGGGCAGAGGCTCTTAGAGAGATGAGTGGGCGTTTGGAAGAGATGCCAGGTGAAGAAGGTTACCCAGCGTATTTAGGTTCGCGTCTTGCTCAATTCTATGAGAGAGCAGGAAAAGTAAACTGTCTAGGTATGGATGATAGAGAAGGAACTCTTACAGCAATTGGTGCTGTTTCTCCTCCTGGTGGTGATACATCAGAACCTGTTAGCCAAGCAACACTTCGTATAGTAAAAGTATTCTGGGGACTTGATGCTTCATTAGCATATAAACGTCACTTCCCAGCAATTAACTGGTTAACAAGTTATTCACTTTATCAGGAGAAAGTTGATGTATGGGCAGATAAAAATGTAAATGATAATTTCTCAGCTCAAAGAGCTCAAGCTATGAAACTTTTGCAAGTTGAATCTGAGCTTCAAGAGATAGTTCAATTGGTTGGTGTTGACTCACTTTCAGATGGAGATAGATTGATACTAGAAGTCACTCGTTCTATAAGAGAGGACTTCCTTCATCAAAACTCTTTCCATGAAGTTGATACTTATACATCACTTCACAAACAGTATAGAATGATGGGGCTTATTCTAAAATTCTATAAGTCAGCACAAGATGCTATTAAGCAAAATGTTACTATAAATGATATTATCAAGCTTTCAGTTCTTGAAAAGATTGGTCGTGCTAAGTATGTAGAAGAAGATAAACTAGATGCTGCTTACGATGCAATTGAAGATGAAATAGACAACGAGCTTGCTGACCTTATTAAGAAGAGGGGGGCTGAAGAACTATGA
- a CDS encoding V-type ATP synthase subunit B — protein sequence MIKEYKSIQEVAGPLMLINGVEGVKFDELGEIELSSGEIRRCKVLEVNEDTALVQLFESSTGINLAESKVRFLGKSLDFGVSPDILGRVFSGMGKPIDGGPEIIPDKRLDINGAPINPAARDYPAEFIQTGVSAIDGLNTLVRGQKLPIFSGSGLPHANLAVQIARQAKVRGTDSKFAVVFAAVGITFEDADFFISDFKATGAIDRSVVFVNLANDPAVERVSTPRMALTAAEYLAFEQDMHVLVIITDITNYAEALREVSAAKKEVPGRRGYPGYLYTDLATMYERAGKMKGHEGSITMIPILTMPEDDKTHPIPDLTGYITEGQIILNRELYKKDIQPPIDVLPSLSRLKDKGIGKGKTREDHADTMNQLFAAYSRGKDAKELMAILGESALSEIDLMYAKFADEFEKEYVSQGFRTDRTIEQTLEIGWKLLSMLPKSELKRIRDEYFEKYMPKE from the coding sequence ATGATAAAGGAATATAAGTCAATACAAGAGGTAGCTGGTCCTCTTATGTTAATAAACGGCGTAGAAGGTGTAAAATTTGATGAACTTGGAGAAATTGAGCTTTCAAGTGGAGAAATTCGTCGTTGTAAAGTTCTAGAAGTAAATGAAGATACTGCACTTGTTCAACTTTTTGAAAGTTCAACAGGTATAAACCTTGCTGAAAGTAAAGTACGTTTTTTAGGAAAGAGTCTTGATTTTGGAGTTTCACCAGACATATTAGGTCGTGTTTTTAGTGGAATGGGTAAACCTATTGATGGTGGACCAGAAATTATACCAGATAAAAGACTTGATATAAATGGTGCACCTATAAATCCAGCAGCACGTGATTATCCAGCTGAGTTTATACAGACTGGTGTTTCTGCTATAGACGGGCTTAATACCTTGGTTAGAGGGCAAAAACTTCCTATATTCTCAGGTTCTGGTTTGCCACATGCTAATCTTGCAGTTCAAATTGCAAGACAGGCAAAAGTTCGTGGAACTGACTCTAAGTTTGCCGTTGTATTTGCAGCTGTTGGTATAACTTTTGAAGATGCAGATTTCTTCATAAGTGATTTTAAAGCAACAGGAGCAATTGACCGTTCTGTGGTATTTGTAAACCTTGCAAATGACCCAGCAGTAGAGCGTGTATCTACACCTAGAATGGCACTTACAGCAGCAGAATACCTTGCTTTTGAGCAAGATATGCATGTACTTGTTATAATAACAGATATTACAAACTATGCAGAAGCATTACGTGAAGTTTCCGCAGCCAAAAAAGAAGTTCCAGGACGTCGTGGATATCCAGGTTATCTTTATACTGACCTTGCTACAATGTATGAAAGAGCAGGAAAAATGAAAGGACATGAAGGGTCTATAACAATGATTCCAATACTTACAATGCCTGAGGATGATAAAACACATCCAATTCCTGACCTTACAGGATACATTACAGAAGGACAAATTATACTTAACCGTGAACTTTATAAAAAAGATATACAGCCTCCTATAGATGTTTTACCATCACTTTCTCGTCTTAAAGATAAGGGAATTGGTAAAGGTAAGACTCGTGAGGACCACGCAGATACAATGAACCAGCTTTTTGCAGCATATTCAAGAGGTAAAGATGCAAAAGAACTTATGGCAATATTGGGTGAATCTGCACTTTCTGAAATTGATTTAATGTATGCAAAATTTGCAGATGAATTTGAGAAAGAATACGTTTCACAAGGATTTAGAACTGACAGAACTATTGAGCAAACATTAGAAATTGGATGGAAGCTTCTTAGTATGTTACCAAAAAGTGAACTTAAACGTATTCGTGATGAATATTTTGAAAAATATATGCCTAAGGAGTGA
- a CDS encoding V-type ATP synthase subunit D produces the protein MARLNINPTRMEMTRLKKLLKTATRGHKLLKDKLDELMKQFLEIVRENKRLREEAENALDAAYKNFIIARAVMSQEYLGSALMMPKQSVSVGVSTRNIMSVDVPVFDFKTENNQSDIYPYGLAFTSGELDSAMEAFSDAMEPLLRLAESEKSAQLLAQEIEKTRRRVNALENVMIPNYIETIKYIAMKLEENERASTTRLMKVKDMVLKKALEEKKKNDLVG, from the coding sequence GTGGCTAGATTAAATATAAATCCAACACGTATGGAAATGACTAGACTTAAGAAACTCCTTAAAACTGCGACAAGAGGTCATAAGCTTCTTAAAGATAAGCTTGATGAACTTATGAAACAATTTCTTGAAATTGTAAGAGAAAATAAGCGATTACGTGAAGAAGCAGAAAATGCTCTCGATGCTGCTTATAAAAATTTTATAATTGCAAGGGCAGTTATGAGTCAGGAGTATCTAGGTTCAGCACTTATGATGCCAAAACAATCTGTTTCTGTAGGTGTTTCTACAAGAAACATAATGAGTGTTGATGTTCCTGTGTTTGACTTTAAAACTGAAAACAATCAAAGTGATATTTATCCTTATGGTCTTGCTTTTACATCAGGTGAATTAGATTCTGCTATGGAAGCATTTTCAGATGCAATGGAACCACTTTTAAGACTTGCAGAAAGTGAAAAAAGTGCACAGCTTCTTGCACAAGAGATAGAAAAGACACGTAGACGTGTTAATGCTCTTGAAAATGTAATGATACCAAATTACATTGAAACTATTAAGTATATTGCTATGAAGCTTGAAGAAAATGAGAGAGCAAGTACTACTAGACTTATGAAGGTTAAGGATATGGTGCTTAAAAAAGCACTTGAAGAAAAAAAGAAAAATGATTTGGTTGGATAA
- a CDS encoding putative 2-aminoethylphosphonate ABC transporter substrate-binding protein translates to MKEFIFTCLCIVVIAFMTSCISTTPQTTQGKGNNKLTIYAALEEEQIAYYMEGFREEYPNIDVEIVMDSHGVIASKLLAEKDNPQADVIWGLSAMNMIELKEDGALEAYKPKNYDKVDKRFKDTGKDVLWVGMSVPETAIVVNYKELEKLGLDVPKGYNDLIKPEYKGLITMPNPASSGTGYLTVSGLIQMMGEKEAYNYMDKLHKNIATYTHSGSKPAKLAGSGEYPIGITLGYRATQQLSSGEPIEVVFPKEGSGWDLEANALVKKDNIKKEAKLFLDWAISDSAMDRYAHEVAVTSIKTDNPVPKGYSKRPLEQLIKEVDLNSASKNRSAVLKTWESKYGSKSESK, encoded by the coding sequence ATGAAAGAATTTATATTTACTTGTCTGTGTATTGTAGTAATTGCATTTATGACAAGTTGCATATCAACAACACCACAAACTACTCAAGGAAAAGGAAATAATAAACTTACAATATATGCAGCATTAGAAGAAGAGCAAATAGCTTACTATATGGAAGGATTTAGAGAAGAGTATCCTAATATTGATGTAGAAATAGTTATGGATTCTCATGGTGTAATAGCTTCAAAATTATTAGCAGAAAAGGATAATCCACAAGCAGATGTTATATGGGGATTATCAGCAATGAATATGATAGAACTAAAAGAAGATGGGGCACTTGAAGCATATAAGCCTAAAAATTATGACAAGGTAGATAAGAGATTTAAGGATACTGGAAAAGATGTATTATGGGTAGGTATGAGTGTACCAGAGACAGCAATAGTAGTTAATTACAAAGAACTTGAAAAATTAGGCCTAGATGTTCCAAAAGGATATAATGATTTAATAAAACCAGAGTACAAAGGTCTTATAACAATGCCAAATCCAGCATCATCTGGTACAGGTTATCTTACAGTATCAGGACTTATTCAAATGATGGGTGAAAAAGAAGCTTATAATTACATGGATAAACTACATAAGAATATAGCTACATATACACATTCAGGTTCGAAACCTGCAAAACTAGCTGGTTCAGGAGAATACCCAATAGGCATTACACTTGGATATAGAGCTACACAGCAATTGTCTAGTGGAGAACCTATAGAAGTAGTATTTCCAAAAGAAGGTTCAGGTTGGGATTTAGAAGCAAATGCTTTGGTTAAGAAAGATAATATAAAAAAAGAAGCAAAATTGTTTTTAGATTGGGCAATAAGTGATTCAGCTATGGACAGATATGCACATGAAGTAGCAGTGACTTCTATAAAGACAGATAATCCTGTACCAAAAGGTTACTCTAAACGTCCATTAGAACAGCTGATTAAAGAAGTTGATTTAAACTCTGCATCAAAAAATAGAAGTGCAGTGTTAAAAACTTGGGAATCAAAGTATGGTTCAAAATCTGAAAGTAAGTAA
- a CDS encoding ATP-binding cassette domain-containing protein, with amino-acid sequence MSYLKINNVFKSYDQKRVLNNISLDIEEGEFLCLLGPSGCGKTTLLRIIAGLEDVNSGAIILQDKDITELEPSKRGFGIVFQSYALFPNMTAYNNIAFPLKERKVPKEKIDKKVREVLETVGLSNEAHKYPKALSGGQQQRIAIARALALEPKFLLLDEPMSALDAKVRHKLRMDIKKLQKELNITTIMVTHDQEEAITMADKIAILNGGDIMQIGTPEEIYQNPQNLFTAQFIGDTNCFDRGDSILTVRPEYVQIEKSTKENCHGTISNIEFRGNLLRVEIKDKLNENFIISDVSIKEWVNLNLVEGDFVSVSIDEKYYLKYPKVKGA; translated from the coding sequence ATGAGTTACTTAAAAATAAATAATGTGTTCAAGAGTTATGACCAAAAAAGAGTGTTAAACAATATTAGTTTAGATATTGAAGAAGGTGAGTTTCTATGTTTACTTGGACCTAGTGGATGTGGAAAAACTACATTACTTAGAATAATAGCAGGGCTTGAAGATGTAAATAGTGGAGCTATAATTCTTCAAGATAAAGATATAACAGAGTTAGAGCCATCAAAGAGAGGTTTTGGGATAGTATTTCAATCATATGCATTATTTCCAAATATGACAGCATATAATAATATAGCTTTTCCGCTTAAAGAAAGAAAGGTACCAAAAGAAAAGATAGATAAGAAGGTTAGAGAAGTGCTTGAAACAGTTGGATTGAGTAATGAAGCTCATAAGTATCCTAAAGCATTGTCAGGAGGTCAACAGCAGAGAATTGCAATAGCAAGAGCATTAGCACTTGAGCCAAAGTTTTTACTTTTAGATGAGCCAATGTCTGCACTTGATGCAAAAGTTAGACACAAACTTAGAATGGATATTAAAAAACTACAGAAAGAATTAAATATAACAACAATAATGGTAACACATGACCAGGAAGAAGCTATAACTATGGCAGACAAAATTGCAATCTTAAATGGCGGTGACATAATGCAAATAGGGACTCCAGAAGAAATATATCAAAATCCTCAAAACCTATTTACAGCTCAATTTATAGGAGATACAAACTGTTTTGATAGAGGAGATTCTATATTAACTGTAAGACCAGAATATGTTCAAATAGAAAAGTCAACAAAAGAAAATTGTCATGGAACAATATCTAATATAGAATTTAGAGGGAATCTATTGAGAGTAGAAATAAAAGATAAATTAAATGAAAATTTTATAATAAGTGATGTTTCTATAAAAGAATGGGTTAATTTAAATTTAGTAGAGGGTGACTTTGTAAGTGTAAGTATAGATGAAAAATACTATTTAAAGTATCCAAAAGTTAAAGGAGCATAA
- a CDS encoding putative 2-aminoethylphosphonate ABC transporter permease subunit: protein MNNNAISSKSLNIKSKMNLDIKKCMLTVLVMSLVIFLLAPIIYLFVQAFLDKDGVFVGLQNFKEYLASEALLNSLKNTIFVSVISTVISLTLALVYAYALTRTKIKFKGLLKSIAMFPMFAPTMMHAIGLVYLFGNQGVVTNLLGINIPIYGSIGIVLAQIIYVFPQSFQILYISLNSTDYRLYEASNAMGISKIREFLSITIPSIKYSLISSAFVSFTLCFTDFGAPKVIGGDFNVLSIDVYKQIIGQQNMPMGATVSILLLIPAIISFIVTKKIEKNQNSYINSKSIPYKVKFNKLRDSIFGVIVGIIAFGIIAVMLTVILSSLISVWPYDLRLTLEHFSMKSSIDGIKPFINSIEMSLLTAILGTSFVFLFAYLNEKTEKAPYLKSFGYFLSTLPMALPGLVLGIAYVLFFNKLEFNLMDTIYIKNLFNGLYGTLFIMVICNVVHFFSVAFITATTAIKKVDKELDMVAKSMGINSASILKNVTIPLCLPAVLENFMYFFLNSMVTISALVFIYTASSKVAAISIVQLDDKGSTAQAAALAVLILITNVLVKVIHEFIKNRLEKRANFN from the coding sequence ATGAATAATAATGCTATAAGTTCTAAAAGTTTAAATATTAAATCTAAAATGAATTTAGATATAAAAAAATGTATGCTTACAGTATTAGTTATGTCTTTGGTAATATTTTTATTGGCGCCCATAATCTATCTGTTTGTACAAGCATTTTTAGATAAAGATGGAGTTTTTGTTGGATTACAAAATTTTAAAGAGTATTTAGCTTCTGAAGCACTGTTAAATTCTCTGAAAAATACAATATTTGTATCTGTTATATCAACTGTAATATCTTTAACTCTCGCACTAGTGTATGCATATGCACTAACAAGAACAAAGATTAAGTTTAAAGGACTTCTTAAATCTATAGCGATGTTTCCTATGTTTGCCCCTACAATGATGCATGCTATAGGGTTGGTATATTTATTTGGAAATCAAGGGGTAGTGACTAATTTACTTGGAATAAATATTCCGATATATGGTTCAATTGGAATAGTATTAGCACAAATTATATATGTATTTCCTCAATCATTTCAGATACTTTATATATCACTAAATTCAACTGATTATAGATTATATGAAGCTAGCAATGCTATGGGAATAAGCAAGATAAGAGAGTTTTTAAGTATAACGATACCTAGCATTAAGTACTCTTTAATAAGTTCAGCATTTGTATCATTCACATTGTGCTTTACAGACTTTGGAGCTCCAAAAGTTATTGGAGGAGATTTCAATGTATTATCAATAGATGTATACAAGCAAATTATAGGGCAGCAAAATATGCCTATGGGAGCAACTGTATCAATATTACTTTTGATACCTGCAATAATATCTTTTATAGTAACTAAAAAAATCGAAAAAAATCAAAATTCATATATAAATTCAAAATCAATCCCATATAAGGTTAAATTTAATAAGTTAAGAGACAGTATATTTGGAGTCATTGTAGGAATTATTGCATTTGGAATAATAGCTGTAATGTTGACTGTAATCTTATCTTCACTAATATCTGTTTGGCCATATGATTTAAGACTCACACTTGAACACTTTTCTATGAAAAGTAGTATTGATGGAATTAAGCCATTTATAAATTCAATAGAAATGTCATTACTGACAGCTATTCTTGGGACAAGTTTTGTTTTCTTATTTGCATATCTAAACGAAAAAACAGAAAAAGCTCCATATTTAAAATCATTTGGATATTTTTTAAGTACATTGCCTATGGCATTACCAGGGTTAGTGTTAGGTATAGCTTATGTACTATTCTTTAATAAATTAGAGTTTAATCTAATGGATACAATATACATTAAGAACTTGTTTAATGGATTGTACGGAACATTATTTATTATGGTTATATGCAATGTGGTACATTTTTTCTCAGTAGCTTTTATAACTGCAACTACAGCTATTAAGAAAGTGGACAAAGAATTAGACATGGTGGCAAAATCAATGGGAATAAATAGTGCATCAATTCTTAAGAATGTAACAATACCACTTTGTTTACCAGCAGTTTTAGAAAACTTTATGTATTTTTTCTTAAATTCTATGGTAACAATATCAGCACTAGTATTTATATATACAGCAAGTTCAAAGGTAGCAGCTATATCAATTGTACAGTTAGATGATAAGGGAAGTACAGCACAAGCAGCAGCACTAGCTGTATTGATATTAATTACAAATGTACTAGTTAAGGTAATACATGAATTTATAAAAAATCGTTTGGAAAAAAGAGCAAATTTTAACTAA